acaaAAAAGATACTGAAAAGAGCTATCAATTTGTCTACATATTAAATAGCATGCAGGAAATCAAATTAAACATTACAttgtaatacatatacatatgtatatatacattttgttgATATAGGATTTGCTTTGTAATGTAATAACTTGTAcggtacaaaaacaaacaataaagttTATTCCATTCTTAGTTTTATCCAGCGATTGGGGTAATAAACTTTTAAGTTTGCCAATGACTCATAtagtgttgttgcatttgttggtGATAACATAATGCAGTAAATATAATCCATTGTGTATATGTAGACCTGTTTGTATTTAAATACTGATTGCACTGTTGATCTCAATTACCTACttacaatattgaaaatattaataccaTATATGCatgattgtacatatgtatatgtatacttacatattgaaactattgttgttgttgcttttagttatacaaatatgtatgtcgttttataatgtttaatatttttctttgcagtCTGGACAATTTGCCGAGGATATGATACCGACTGTTGGTTTCAATATGCGTAAAATCACCAAAGGCAATGTTACTATTAAAGTTTGGGATATCGGCGGGCAACCAAGATTCAGATCGATGTGGGAGCGATATTGTCGCGGTGTAAATGCTATTGTGTAAATACTCTATTGATTGTGATTTGTGAAAATATTCTGATAACTgtaacaaatatttaacaaactTAGATATATGGTGGATGCAGCTGACTTGGATAAAATGGAGGCATCTAGAAATGAATTGCATTCATTGCTAGATAAACCGCAGCTAGCGGGTATACCTGTGTTGGTGCTAGGTAATAAACGTGATCTTCCAGGTGCACTTGATGAAACCGGCCTAATTGAGCGAATG
The sequence above is drawn from the Bactrocera tryoni isolate S06 chromosome 1, CSIRO_BtryS06_freeze2, whole genome shotgun sequence genome and encodes:
- the LOC120782621 gene encoding ADP-ribosylation factor-like protein 8; its protein translation is MLALINRILDWFKSIFWKEEMELTLVGLQYSGKTTFVNVIASGQFAEDMIPTVGFNMRKITKGNVTIKVWDIGGQPRFRSMWERYCRGVNAIVYMVDAADLDKMEASRNELHSLLDKPQLAGIPVLVLGNKRDLPGALDETGLIERMNLASIQDREICCYSISCKEKDNIDITLQWLIAHSKSQSR